The proteins below come from a single Solea solea chromosome 6, fSolSol10.1, whole genome shotgun sequence genomic window:
- the pacsin1b gene encoding protein kinase C and casein kinase substrate in neurons protein 1, with product MSGAYDESASQEESCTDSFWEVGNYKRTVKRIDDGHRLCNDLMNCIQERAKIEKAYAQQLTEWSKRWRQLVDKGPQYGTVERAWVAVMTEAEKVSDLHQDVKNSLMNEDFEKVKNWQKDSYHKQMMGGFKETKEADEGFKKAQKPWAKKLKELEAAKKLYHMACKEEKLASTREANSKAEASVTADQQKKLHEKLDKCKQDSQKAKEKYEKALDELSYCTPQYMENMELVFNQCQQFEEKRLSFLREVLLDVKRHLNLTENQSYATVYRDLERTITSASPQEDLKLFNNIHGPGMHMNWPQFEEYNPELAHSINKKEKLKKGNDAITLTQVTTAGDNAQAVDRGSVSSYEKNQALTASTEWSDEDQAAVNSGNDTNGGPNPFDEDAGSGVRVRALYDYEGQEQDELSFRAGDELTKLEEEDEQGWCKGRLDSGQLGLYPANYVEPI from the exons ATGTCTGGAGCCTACGACGAGTCCGCCAGCCAGGAGGAGAGCTGCACAGACAGTTTCTGGGAG GTTGGGAACTACAAACGCACAGTGAAGCGTATAGACGATGGTCACCGGCTCTGCAATGACCTGATGAATTGTATCCAGGAGCGTGCCAAAATAGAGAAAGCGTACGCGCAGCAGCTGACTGAGTGGTCGAAGAGATGGAGACAGCTGGTGGACAAAG GGCCTCAGTACGGCACGGTCGAGCGAGCCTGGGTGGCGGTGATGACAGAGGCGGAGAAGGTGAGCGACCTTCACCAGGATGTGAAAAACAGCCTGATGAATGAGGACTTTGAGAAGGTGAAGAACTGGCAGAAAGACTCGTACCACAAACAGATGATGGGAGGATTCAAGGAAACCAAAGAGGCGGATGAGGGCTTCAAAAAGGCTCAGAAACCCTGGGCCAAAAAGCTAAAAGAG CTTGAAGCTGCAAAAAAGTTGTATCACATGGCCTGCAAAGAGGAGAAGCTGGCCTCCACCAGAGAGGCCAACAGTAAGGCAGAGGCCTCTGTGACCGCCGACCAGCAGAAGAAGCTGCACGAGAAATTGGACAAGTGCAAACAGGATTCACAGAAA GCAAAGGAGAAGTATGAGAAGGCTCTGGATGAGCTGAGTTACTGCACCCCTCAGTACAtggaaaacatggagctggtGTTCAACCAGTGTCAGCAGTTTGAAGAGAAGAGGCTGAGCTTCCTCAGAGAAGTGCTGCTGGATGTCAAACGCCACCTCAACCTCACAGAGAACCAAAG ttATGCAACAGTATACAGAGACCTGGAACGCACCATCACATCGGCCAGTCCACAGGAAGACCTGAAGTTGTTCAACAACATCCATGGCCCCGGCATGCACATGAACTGGCCACAGTTTGAG GAGTACAACCCAGAACTTGCCCACAGCATcaacaagaaagaaaagttaaagAAGGGCAATGACGCCATCACGCTGACTCAggtcacaacagcaggagataATGCTCAAGCTGTGGACCGCGGCAG CGTCAGCAGCTACGAGAAGAACCAGGCGCTCACAGCCTCCACAGAGTGGTCTGACGAGGACCAGGCGGCCGTGAACTCGGGCAACGACACCAACGGAGGCCCGAACCCGTTCGACGAAGATGCCGGCTCGGGCGTGAGAGTGAGAGCGCTGTATGACTATGAAGGACAAGAGCAGGACGAGCTCAGCTTCAGAGCAG GGGATGAGCTGAcgaagctggaggaggaggacgagcagGGCTGGTGTAAAGGTCGTCTAGACAGCGGCCAGCTGGGACTCTACCCGGCCAATTACGTGGAGCCGATCTAA
- the LOC131461500 gene encoding SAM pointed domain-containing Ets transcription factor — MSNSEGTVYGLRIGMAGDSLTAVERNRSSGEQWDMGETKPNVEALEQSRASEEQWDMRETKPNVEALEQSRASEEQWDMRETKPNVEALERGMPSLYLSCFDMLLTEDATWLVKVSEASPMVAVPMTNMESQEEPEQCPVIDSQEQGLSPGLEGQEEERSLEQVQSMVVGEVLKDIETACKLLNITPDPIEWNSGNVQKWLLWTEHLYRLPHAGKSFQELTGKDLCAMSEEEFRQRSPQCGDTLHAHLDIWKSAAWMKERCSAGDTKTTGSENLWSEADSSSLGQPIHLWQFLRELLLKPHSYGRCIRWLNKEKGIFKIEDSAHVARLWGLRKNRPAMNYDKLSRSIRQYYKKGIIRKPDVSQRLVYQFVHPV; from the exons ATGTCAAACTCAGAAGGCACAGTCTATGGGCTGAGGATCGGGATGGCAGGTGATTCCCTCACCGCTGTGGAGCGGAACAGAAGCTCTGGAGAGCAGTGGGACATGGGGGAGACCAAACCTAACGTGGAAGCTCTGGAGCAAAGCAGAGCCTCTGAAGAGCAGTGGGACATGAGGGAGACCAAACCTAACGTGGAAGCTCTGGAGCAAAGCAGAGCCTCTGAAGAGCAGTGGGACATGAGGGAGACCAAACCAAACGTGGAAGCTCTGGAGCGAGGCATGCCGAGCTTGTATCTCTCGTGCTTTGACATGCTTCTCACAGAAGATGCCACATGGCTAGTGAAAGTTTCAGAGGCCTCCCCGATGGTGGCTGTACCCATGACCAACATGGAGTCACAGGAAGAGCCGGAGCAGTGCCCCGTCATTGACAGCCAGGAGCAGGGACTCTCTCCTGGACTGGAGGGCCAGGAGGAGGAGCGGTCTCTGGAGCAGGTGCAGAGCATGGTGGTGGGAGAGGTGCTGAAGGACATTGAAACAGCCTGCAAACTGCTCAACATCACCCCAG ACCCAATAGAGTGGAACAGTGGGAACGTGCAGAAGTGGCTGCTGTGGACCGAACACCTGTACAGGTTGCCTCATGCAGGAAAGTCCTTCCAGGAGTTGACAGGAAAGGACCTCTGTGCCATGAGCGAGGAGGAGTTTCGCCAGCGCTCGCCACAGTGCGGAGACACGCTGCACGCACACCTGGACATATGGAAGTCAG CTGCATGGATGAAAGAGAGGTGTTCAGCTGGAGACACCAAAACTACAG GCAGTGAGAATCTTTGGTCTGAGGCGGATTCCTCCAGTTTGGGTCAGCCCATTCACCTGTGGCAGTTCCTCAGAGAGCTCCTGCTCAAACCACACAGCTACGGACGCTGCATTCGCTGgctcaacaaagaaaaag GTATTTTTAAAATAGAAGACTCGGCTCATGTTGCAAGACTGTGGGGACTCAGAAAGAACAGGCCAGCTATGAACTATGACAAACTGAGCCGATCCATACGTCAGTACTACAAGAAGGGCATCATCCGCAAACCTGATGTGTCTCAGAGACTGGTTTATCAGTTTGTTCACCCCGTAtga